The following proteins are co-located in the Billgrantia tianxiuensis genome:
- a CDS encoding ANTAR domain-containing response regulator, giving the protein MPSPSPLNILLVDDEVVRAAMVEEALMAEGHRVICRLTSPASLNEMVERHQPDVVIIDMESPDRDTLESMALLNRENPRPVVFFADQHDSDTLQAALKAGVSAYVVDGLVPERVEAIVEVAIARFDAFHSMRQELDKARNQLAERKRIERAKGLLMKHQSCDEEQAYRMLRKLAMDRGQRIAEVADSVIDILDRLNPTLASPQGRPDQRGSRS; this is encoded by the coding sequence ATGCCATCACCATCACCTCTGAACATTCTGTTGGTCGACGATGAGGTAGTGCGTGCCGCCATGGTCGAGGAAGCGCTGATGGCCGAGGGTCACCGGGTCATCTGCCGGCTGACGAGCCCGGCCAGCCTCAACGAGATGGTCGAGCGCCACCAGCCCGACGTGGTGATCATCGACATGGAGAGCCCCGACCGCGACACGCTGGAAAGCATGGCCCTGCTCAACCGCGAAAACCCTCGTCCGGTGGTGTTCTTCGCCGACCAACACGACTCCGACACGCTGCAGGCCGCGCTCAAGGCCGGCGTCAGCGCCTATGTGGTCGACGGCCTGGTGCCGGAGCGTGTGGAGGCCATCGTCGAGGTCGCCATCGCCCGCTTCGACGCCTTCCACAGCATGCGCCAGGAACTCGACAAGGCGCGCAACCAGCTCGCCGAGCGCAAGCGCATCGAACGCGCCAAGGGCCTGTTGATGAAGCACCAGAGCTGCGATGAGGAGCAGGCCTACCGCATGCTGCGCAAGCTCGCCATGGATCGCGGCCAGCGTATCGCCGAGGTCGCCGACAGCGTCATTGACATACTCGACCGCCTGAATCCGACCCTGGCATCGCCCCAGGGGCGACCCGACCAACGGGGATCCCGCTCATGA
- a CDS encoding Rho termination factor N-terminal domain-containing protein: MTADSKRKPQGYDRLKQHQGKGYSGMKVGRSHKWYYDQGEWRERKITPDEWEISYQTTKRRAARAPEESGAPIGTEYNWLIVSHQRVDKLDANSYTTCMEGKKFKVAHKRASSAAWNVSERTQRKKVIEYLEQMIEELKAADAAEPLPFSVGEHEHVYGLNLRTKAELLDMAKEYGLSGTSKMKREELLEAVKERIAQQGNSRSDNGRDRDSANDSAEFDKRQPDGDATELEAKSKDELYRLASERSIGGRSSMNKTQLVHALAARRQRPGSGSRA, translated from the coding sequence ATGACTGCCGACAGCAAGCGCAAGCCACAGGGCTACGATCGCCTCAAGCAGCACCAGGGCAAAGGCTATTCGGGAATGAAAGTCGGTCGCTCGCACAAGTGGTATTACGACCAGGGCGAGTGGCGCGAGCGCAAGATCACCCCCGACGAATGGGAAATCTCCTACCAGACCACCAAGCGGCGGGCGGCTCGCGCTCCCGAGGAGTCAGGCGCCCCCATCGGTACGGAGTACAACTGGCTGATCGTATCCCACCAGCGCGTCGACAAGCTCGACGCCAACAGCTACACGACCTGCATGGAGGGCAAGAAATTCAAGGTGGCCCACAAGCGTGCCAGCAGCGCGGCCTGGAACGTCAGTGAGCGAACCCAGCGCAAGAAGGTGATCGAGTATCTCGAGCAGATGATCGAGGAACTCAAGGCAGCCGACGCCGCCGAGCCGCTCCCCTTCAGCGTGGGCGAGCACGAACACGTGTATGGGCTCAACCTGCGCACCAAGGCCGAGCTGCTCGACATGGCGAAGGAGTACGGACTCTCCGGTACTTCCAAGATGAAGCGGGAAGAGTTGCTGGAAGCCGTGAAGGAGCGGATCGCGCAGCAGGGAAATAGCCGTAGCGACAACGGCAGAGACAGAGACAGCGCTAACGACAGCGCCGAGTTCGACAAGCGACAGCCGGACGGCGATGCAACGGAGCTCGAAGCGAAAAGCAAGGACGAGCTATACCGGCTGGCCAGCGAGCGTAGTATCGGCGGCCGCTCGAGCATGAACAAGACACAGCTCGTGCATGCCCTCGCCGCTCGCCGCCAGCGCCCCGGCTCGGGCTCGCGGGCCTAG
- a CDS encoding NAD(P)/FAD-dependent oxidoreductase, producing MPRRHPETSTVEHLVIVGNGMAGHRLVEALLARTERPARITVIGAEQAPAYNRILLSPLLAGEMQREALTLRSAEWYAEQGIELILGERVEKIDCDARTLSTDADRRLDYDRLVLATGSNPARPPVPGLELPGVHVFRDLHDADALARAAESGRNAVVIGGGLLGLEAAEGLRKRGMQVSLLQRDDRLMNRQLDLTAARLLENELRGRGLDIHTDAQLERLEADAEGQVCAALLADGTRLAADCVVVAIGIVPNAELGRVAGLEVNRGVIVDEWLTTSDPAIHALGECCEHRGNLYGLVEPIWRQVEVLAERLCLDHDHADDEDAQGYVEKPTATKLKVSGISLYAFGPTEAEPDHEVLSYRDPQQGDYRRLLLRGGRLEGAVLYGDTASGPWYFEQALAGRDLTACRAALLLGAADAQALLDDASNESPHSPAKEAA from the coding sequence ATGCCACGGCGACATCCCGAGACATCCACCGTCGAGCATTTGGTCATCGTCGGCAACGGCATGGCCGGCCACCGGCTGGTCGAGGCACTCCTCGCCCGGACCGAGCGCCCCGCCAGGATCACGGTCATCGGGGCCGAGCAGGCGCCGGCCTACAACCGCATCCTGCTCTCGCCGCTGCTGGCCGGCGAAATGCAGCGCGAGGCCCTCACCCTGCGCAGCGCCGAATGGTATGCCGAGCAGGGCATCGAACTCATCCTCGGCGAGCGGGTGGAGAAGATCGACTGCGACGCACGCACACTCAGCACCGATGCTGATCGCCGGCTCGACTACGACCGCCTGGTGCTGGCTACCGGTTCGAACCCAGCCCGCCCGCCGGTGCCGGGACTCGAGCTTCCCGGCGTACACGTGTTCCGCGACCTGCACGACGCCGACGCCCTGGCACGCGCCGCCGAAAGCGGCCGCAACGCCGTGGTGATCGGCGGCGGCCTGCTCGGCCTGGAAGCCGCGGAAGGGCTGCGCAAGCGCGGCATGCAGGTGAGCCTGCTGCAGCGCGACGACCGCCTGATGAATCGCCAGCTCGACCTTACCGCCGCCCGCCTGCTGGAGAATGAGCTACGCGGTCGCGGGCTCGACATCCATACCGACGCCCAGCTCGAACGGCTGGAAGCCGACGCCGAGGGCCAGGTGTGCGCCGCCCTGCTCGCCGACGGCACGCGGCTCGCCGCCGACTGCGTGGTGGTGGCCATCGGCATCGTGCCCAATGCCGAACTAGGGCGCGTGGCCGGACTGGAGGTCAATCGCGGCGTGATCGTCGACGAGTGGCTGACCACCAGCGACCCGGCGATCCACGCTCTGGGCGAGTGCTGCGAGCACCGCGGCAACCTCTACGGCCTGGTCGAGCCGATCTGGCGCCAGGTCGAGGTGCTGGCCGAGCGGCTCTGTCTCGACCATGACCACGCCGATGACGAAGACGCACAGGGCTACGTCGAGAAACCGACCGCCACCAAGCTCAAGGTCAGCGGCATCTCGCTCTACGCCTTCGGCCCCACCGAAGCCGAACCCGATCACGAGGTACTCAGCTACCGCGATCCCCAGCAGGGCGACTACCGCCGCCTGCTGCTGAGAGGCGGCCGCCTGGAGGGCGCCGTGCTCTACGGCGACACCGCCTCCGGCCCCTGGTACTTCGAGCAGGCCCTGGCCGGTCGCGACCTCACCGCCTGCCGCGCCGCGCTGCTGCTCGGCGCCGCCGACGCCCAGGCCCTGCTCGACGACGCATCGAACGAATCACCGCACAGCCCCGCCAAGGAGGCCGCATGA
- a CDS encoding CmpA/NrtA family ABC transporter substrate-binding protein, with protein sequence MSHPQHHAASPELERLTLGFVPLLDAALLIVAREQGCFAAQGLEVSLSRENAWSTLRDKVAAGLLDGAQMLAPMPLAMSLGLGRAPCETLAPTLLSRNGNTITLSTSLCQASGAALATDPGTSALALGDWLRGPGSGKRPRLAMVYPYSCQHYQLREWLTLGDIAPDRDVELVALPPPRMVEALRNGQIDGFCAGEPWGTLARHCGAGQLVATGAQLWQDHPEKVLGVTRSWAQRYPATLAALLRALATASEWLAASPDHRRQAREWLALPPYLDRSIRHLETLDNDAAPIHQHLCGADMLRPTPQAALHFAAPIVSQLEAQGGRFDPALLAACYSPVHFDAATHH encoded by the coding sequence ATGAGCCACCCGCAACACCATGCCGCCAGCCCCGAACTCGAGCGTCTCACCCTCGGCTTCGTGCCGCTGCTCGACGCCGCTCTGTTGATCGTCGCCCGCGAGCAGGGCTGCTTTGCCGCCCAAGGCCTCGAGGTCAGTCTTTCGCGGGAGAACGCCTGGAGCACCCTGCGCGACAAGGTCGCTGCCGGCTTGCTCGACGGCGCCCAAATGCTCGCCCCCATGCCGCTGGCCATGAGCCTGGGGCTGGGCCGCGCCCCCTGCGAAACGCTTGCGCCGACGCTGCTCTCGCGCAACGGCAATACCATCACGCTCTCCACGTCGCTGTGTCAGGCCAGCGGCGCCGCGCTAGCAACAGACCCAGGCACCAGCGCCCTGGCACTGGGCGACTGGCTGCGCGGGCCGGGCAGCGGCAAACGCCCACGCTTGGCCATGGTCTACCCCTACTCCTGCCAGCACTACCAGCTGCGCGAATGGCTGACCCTGGGCGACATCGCCCCCGACCGCGACGTGGAACTGGTCGCCCTGCCACCGCCGCGCATGGTGGAAGCCCTGCGCAACGGCCAGATCGATGGCTTCTGCGCCGGCGAGCCCTGGGGCACCCTGGCCCGCCACTGCGGCGCGGGCCAACTGGTCGCCACTGGCGCCCAACTGTGGCAGGACCACCCCGAGAAAGTGCTCGGCGTGACCCGCTCCTGGGCGCAGCGCTACCCCGCTACCCTGGCCGCCCTGCTGCGGGCCCTGGCAACAGCCAGCGAGTGGCTGGCCGCCTCGCCGGATCACCGTCGCCAGGCACGGGAGTGGCTAGCCCTGCCGCCCTACCTCGACCGCTCGATTCGCCATCTCGAAACGCTCGACAACGACGCAGCCCCCATTCATCAGCATCTCTGCGGGGCGGACATGCTGCGCCCGACGCCACAGGCCGCACTGCACTTCGCCGCCCCCATCGTGAGCCAGCTCGAAGCGCAGGGCGGCCGCTTCGATCCCGCGCTACTGGCGGCATGCTACAGCCCTGTGCATTTCGATGCCGCAACGCACCATTGA
- a CDS encoding response regulator: MCDLFQGFYFARPMPFEELLPFLKDHHEAARDLRPDGHGVTSPAILLVDDEANILHALTRTLRRDGYRILTADGASQAFELLATQEVTLVISDQRMPEMNGTEFLKRVKVLYPQTLQIILSGYTDLKTVTEAVNEGGIYKFLTKPWDDEELRLIVQQAVREAALQGARSRRQARNDDDDEA, translated from the coding sequence ATGTGCGACCTGTTCCAGGGCTTCTATTTCGCGCGCCCCATGCCTTTCGAGGAACTGCTGCCCTTCCTCAAGGATCACCATGAAGCAGCCCGCGATCTTCGCCCGGATGGACACGGCGTCACCTCGCCAGCGATCCTGCTGGTCGACGACGAGGCCAATATCCTGCACGCCCTGACCCGGACCCTGCGCCGCGACGGCTATCGCATCCTGACGGCCGATGGTGCGAGCCAAGCGTTCGAATTGCTGGCCACCCAGGAGGTCACACTGGTCATCAGCGACCAGCGCATGCCGGAGATGAATGGCACGGAATTCCTCAAACGCGTGAAAGTGCTCTATCCGCAAACCCTTCAGATCATCCTGTCGGGCTATACCGACCTCAAGACCGTTACCGAGGCAGTCAACGAAGGCGGGATCTACAAGTTCCTCACCAAGCCCTGGGACGACGAGGAGCTGCGGCTCATCGTGCAGCAGGCCGTCCGTGAGGCCGCACTTCAAGGCGCCAGGAGCCGACGGCAGGCACGCAACGATGACGACGACGAGGCCTGA
- a CDS encoding AI-2E family transporter encodes MANKESGVETVSRFSRRVLIVVGIASLVAILLYFAAQLLDVLLLVFAGVLFAVAIDGVVRLCQRYLPLTRPWALALALLTICLLLVGLGALIGPRLGEQLPQLITELPQAFQQLVTNLRELPGIEAVMAEVEEPAQLLGQPVIDHFTGFFSTTFGAIASFFLILLIGFYLVLSPTKYVGNVVVLCPPAHRERLQQVLCMQGRALRLWLLSRLVSMVFVGVSVAIGLAFLGVPMAGALGLVAGLFTFIPYLGPIIGAIPTILIALLESPQLALYAVVLYFVVETLESNLVMPLAAKGMVRLPPAYTVIVQLAGAAVAGVAGVILSAPLAVVAVVAVQMLYVEDVLGDEVKVLGQGQGK; translated from the coding sequence ATGGCCAACAAGGAGAGTGGCGTCGAAACGGTTTCCCGGTTCTCCCGGCGCGTTCTGATCGTGGTCGGAATCGCCAGCTTGGTGGCGATTCTGCTCTACTTCGCCGCTCAACTGCTCGACGTGCTGTTGCTGGTGTTCGCCGGTGTGCTCTTTGCCGTGGCGATCGATGGTGTGGTGCGTCTGTGCCAGCGTTACCTGCCGCTCACGCGACCGTGGGCCCTTGCGCTGGCGCTGCTGACGATCTGCCTGCTGCTGGTTGGGTTGGGGGCATTGATCGGCCCGCGCCTCGGGGAGCAGTTGCCGCAGTTGATCACGGAACTCCCCCAGGCCTTCCAGCAGCTAGTGACCAACCTGCGCGAGCTGCCCGGCATCGAGGCGGTAATGGCCGAGGTGGAGGAGCCGGCTCAGCTCCTCGGCCAGCCGGTCATCGATCACTTCACCGGTTTCTTCTCCACCACTTTCGGCGCCATTGCCAGTTTCTTCCTGATCCTTCTGATCGGCTTCTACCTGGTGCTCAGCCCCACCAAGTACGTCGGCAATGTGGTGGTACTTTGTCCTCCCGCTCATCGCGAGCGTCTGCAGCAGGTGTTGTGCATGCAGGGCCGGGCGTTGCGCCTATGGCTGCTGAGCCGGCTGGTATCGATGGTCTTCGTGGGAGTGTCGGTGGCGATAGGGCTGGCCTTCCTGGGGGTGCCGATGGCCGGTGCGCTGGGCCTGGTCGCCGGATTGTTCACCTTCATTCCCTACTTGGGTCCGATCATCGGTGCCATCCCCACCATACTGATTGCCCTGCTTGAGTCGCCGCAGCTGGCGCTGTATGCCGTGGTGCTCTATTTCGTGGTGGAGACGCTGGAGTCCAACCTGGTGATGCCTCTTGCCGCCAAGGGCATGGTGCGTCTGCCCCCCGCCTATACCGTCATCGTGCAGCTGGCCGGTGCCGCGGTAGCCGGAGTGGCGGGGGTGATTCTCTCCGCGCCGCTGGCGGTGGTGGCGGTGGTGGCCGTGCAGATGCTCTACGTGGAGGATGTGCTGGGCGATGAGGTAAAGGTGCTGGGACAAGGACAGGGCAAGTGA
- a CDS encoding nitrate reductase, protein MREARTTCPYCGVGCGVLASVENERIVEVQGDPEHPANFGRLCVKGSALHETLGHHGRLTRPRVDGVETDWNTALEAVAERLAAVRAAHGPQALAAYLSGQLLTEDYYVANKLFKGFLGTPHLDTNSRLCMASAVAAHKRAFGADAVPCSYEDLEEAELVVLVGSNLAWNHPVLYQRLKVAKQRNPLLRVVVIDPRVTDTCEIADLYLGLKPGSDARLFTGLLAWMAKRNKLDRVYLEAHTQGFEEALAAAREQDAAVEAIAADCDVDAERLETFFYWFASHLHVVTLFSQGVNQSSSGTDKGNAIINCHLAGGKIGLPGAGPFSITGQPNAMGGREVGGLANQLAAHMDYDTPGARDRVTRFWATERLVPCLPEAPGHKAVALFEAIERGEVQALWIMATNPAVSLPRADRVRAALEKCPLVIVSECMANADLLPYADIVLPASSWSEKNGTVTNSERRISRQRGILPPPGEARHDWWIVCEVAKRLGFGEAFAYTHPCEIFDEHARLSGFENGEGPGESRRLFDISGLAGLDRDAYDALAPIQWPVNAGAPHGTARLFTDGRFATPGGRARLLPVRPRPPAQALDAARPLRLNTGRVRDQWHTMTRTGRAPRLMNHRAEPFIELTPEDAAEWGVAEHGLARLEGAGGDYVGRVRLSRGQRRGEVFVPMHWSGYFSGTARMGTLLEAHLDPVSGQPESKHGAVALAPLAVEWEATLLVADDLGVAESSWCDESRYWARIPLHGCQRWQLAGGESACGGVAKKAAQRDWLTWLEATLPVAPTLWCTDPATGRLRAAGVDAAGRLRWWLMAGPPVELPNLAWLDARFEEARAGVGLSAQHRRRLLAGCDDGAANQGPVVCSCHQVGQRAILEAIREGDDSVEALGARLACGTQCGSCVPELKSLIEEEKAHASAEPIEITAVA, encoded by the coding sequence ATGCGCGAGGCCCGAACCACCTGCCCCTACTGCGGCGTCGGCTGTGGCGTGCTGGCCAGCGTCGAGAACGAGCGGATCGTCGAGGTGCAGGGCGACCCGGAGCATCCGGCCAACTTCGGCCGGTTATGCGTGAAGGGTTCGGCGCTGCACGAGACGTTGGGCCATCATGGCCGCCTGACCCGGCCGCGGGTTGACGGCGTCGAGACCGATTGGAATACGGCGCTGGAGGCCGTCGCCGAGCGGCTGGCGGCGGTACGGGCGGCCCACGGGCCGCAGGCGCTGGCCGCCTACCTCTCCGGGCAGCTGCTCACCGAGGACTATTACGTCGCCAATAAGCTATTCAAGGGCTTTCTCGGTACGCCGCACCTGGATACCAACTCGCGGCTGTGCATGGCCTCGGCGGTGGCGGCCCACAAGCGTGCCTTCGGCGCCGACGCTGTGCCATGCAGCTATGAGGATCTCGAAGAGGCCGAGCTGGTGGTGCTGGTGGGCTCCAACCTGGCCTGGAACCATCCGGTGCTCTATCAGCGGCTGAAGGTGGCCAAGCAGCGCAACCCGCTGCTGCGGGTGGTGGTGATCGACCCACGGGTCACCGATACCTGCGAGATCGCCGACCTTTACCTGGGGCTCAAGCCGGGCAGCGATGCGCGCCTGTTCACCGGGCTGCTGGCGTGGATGGCGAAGCGCAACAAGCTCGACCGGGTCTACCTGGAGGCGCATACCCAGGGCTTCGAAGAGGCGCTTGCCGCGGCGCGGGAGCAGGATGCCGCTGTGGAGGCCATCGCCGCCGACTGCGATGTCGATGCCGAGCGCCTGGAGACCTTCTTCTACTGGTTCGCCAGCCACCTGCATGTGGTCACGCTGTTCTCCCAGGGGGTGAACCAGTCGAGCAGCGGCACCGACAAGGGCAACGCCATCATCAACTGCCACCTGGCCGGCGGCAAGATCGGCCTGCCGGGGGCGGGACCTTTCTCGATCACCGGCCAGCCCAACGCCATGGGCGGGCGCGAGGTGGGCGGGCTGGCCAACCAGTTGGCCGCTCATATGGACTACGACACACCCGGCGCGCGAGACCGGGTCACGCGCTTCTGGGCCACTGAGCGGCTGGTGCCGTGCCTGCCCGAGGCGCCCGGCCATAAGGCGGTGGCACTGTTCGAGGCGATCGAGCGCGGCGAGGTGCAGGCGCTGTGGATCATGGCCACCAACCCGGCGGTGAGCCTGCCGCGGGCCGACCGGGTGCGTGCGGCGCTGGAGAAATGCCCGCTGGTGATCGTCTCCGAGTGCATGGCCAACGCCGACCTGCTGCCCTATGCCGATATCGTGCTGCCGGCCTCGAGCTGGTCGGAGAAGAACGGCACCGTGACCAATTCCGAGCGGCGCATCTCGCGCCAGCGCGGCATCCTGCCTCCGCCTGGGGAGGCCCGGCACGACTGGTGGATCGTCTGCGAGGTGGCCAAGCGGCTGGGCTTCGGCGAGGCGTTCGCCTATACCCATCCGTGCGAGATCTTCGACGAGCACGCCCGGCTCTCGGGCTTCGAGAACGGTGAGGGCCCGGGTGAGAGCCGCCGGCTGTTCGATATCTCTGGCCTGGCCGGGCTCGACCGCGACGCCTACGATGCCCTGGCGCCGATCCAGTGGCCGGTCAACGCCGGGGCCCCCCACGGCACCGCGCGGCTGTTTACCGATGGCCGCTTCGCCACGCCGGGCGGCCGCGCGCGGCTGCTGCCGGTACGTCCGCGCCCGCCGGCCCAGGCATTGGACGCGGCCCGTCCGCTGCGGCTCAATACCGGGCGCGTGCGCGATCAGTGGCACACCATGACACGCACCGGCCGTGCGCCGCGGCTGATGAATCACCGCGCCGAGCCGTTCATCGAACTCACCCCGGAAGATGCCGCCGAATGGGGCGTGGCGGAGCATGGCCTGGCGCGCCTGGAGGGAGCGGGTGGCGACTATGTCGGCCGGGTGCGGCTGTCGCGCGGACAACGTCGCGGCGAGGTGTTCGTACCGATGCACTGGAGCGGCTATTTCAGCGGCACGGCGCGCATGGGGACGCTGCTCGAAGCGCATCTCGATCCGGTCTCCGGCCAGCCGGAATCGAAGCACGGCGCGGTGGCGCTGGCCCCGCTGGCGGTGGAGTGGGAGGCCACCCTGCTGGTGGCCGACGACCTGGGCGTGGCGGAATCGAGCTGGTGCGACGAGAGCCGCTACTGGGCGCGCATTCCGCTGCACGGCTGCCAGCGCTGGCAGTTGGCCGGTGGCGAGAGCGCCTGCGGCGGGGTTGCGAAAAAAGCGGCGCAGCGCGACTGGCTGACCTGGCTCGAGGCGACGCTGCCGGTGGCGCCGACGCTGTGGTGCACCGATCCGGCTACCGGAAGGCTACGTGCCGCCGGAGTGGATGCCGCGGGACGCCTGCGCTGGTGGCTGATGGCGGGACCGCCGGTAGAGCTGCCCAACCTGGCCTGGCTCGACGCTCGCTTCGAGGAGGCCAGAGCCGGTGTGGGGCTCTCGGCGCAGCATCGCCGTCGGCTGCTGGCTGGCTGCGACGACGGCGCCGCCAATCAGGGGCCGGTGGTGTGCAGCTGCCATCAGGTGGGCCAACGCGCTATCCTAGAGGCTATCCGTGAAGGCGATGACAGCGTCGAGGCGTTGGGCGCCAGGCTGGCCTGCGGCACCCAGTGCGGAAGTTGCGTTCCCGAGCTGAAATCGTTGATCGAAGAGGAGAAGGCCCATGCGAGCGCTGAGCCAATTGAAATCACTGCTGTCGCCTGA
- the cobA gene encoding uroporphyrinogen-III C-methyltransferase codes for MRALSQLKSLLSPELWRWAQRPRALGQAAFSRLHGLGHIVRSPFGRSTRVEAPTLTLDGECRAGRVYLVGAGSGDVELLTLKAARLLQQAEAVVYDRLVGDDVLALIPAGHERYYVGKERGHHSVPQAEIGALLVKLAREGKSVVRLKGGDPGVFGRMGEELAALAEAGIEAEIVPGITAASAAAAGMGIPLTDRAHSQQLRFITAQLCRKDGEPDWATLARQDETLIFYMGLTKVEAICAGLRRNGLPDDWPIMLVANASLPEQASLVGTLADMPEKLAASPLPSPCLIVVGSVVRMVATSPARTAIAQGNTTANPTN; via the coding sequence ATGCGAGCGCTGAGCCAATTGAAATCACTGCTGTCGCCTGAGCTGTGGCGTTGGGCGCAGCGGCCCCGGGCGTTGGGGCAGGCGGCGTTCTCGCGGCTGCACGGCCTGGGTCATATCGTGCGTTCGCCGTTCGGCCGTTCCACGCGCGTCGAGGCGCCCACCCTGACCCTGGACGGCGAGTGTCGCGCCGGCCGGGTCTATCTGGTGGGGGCGGGCAGCGGCGATGTCGAGCTGCTCACGCTCAAGGCCGCGCGCCTGCTGCAGCAGGCCGAGGCGGTGGTCTATGACCGCCTGGTGGGCGACGATGTGCTGGCGCTGATTCCCGCCGGCCACGAGCGCTACTACGTGGGCAAGGAGCGTGGCCACCACAGCGTGCCCCAGGCCGAGATCGGCGCTTTGCTGGTGAAGCTGGCGCGGGAGGGCAAGTCGGTGGTGCGGCTCAAGGGCGGCGACCCCGGCGTGTTCGGGCGCATGGGCGAGGAACTCGCCGCGTTGGCCGAAGCCGGGATAGAGGCCGAGATCGTGCCCGGTATCACCGCCGCTTCGGCCGCCGCCGCCGGCATGGGTATCCCGCTGACCGACCGCGCCCATTCCCAGCAGTTGCGTTTCATTACCGCCCAACTGTGCCGCAAGGACGGCGAGCCCGACTGGGCCACCTTGGCGCGCCAGGACGAGACGCTGATCTTCTACATGGGCCTGACCAAGGTCGAGGCCATCTGTGCCGGGCTGCGCCGCAATGGGCTGCCCGACGACTGGCCGATCATGCTGGTGGCCAACGCCAGCCTGCCCGAGCAGGCCTCGCTGGTGGGCACCCTGGCCGACATGCCGGAGAAGCTGGCCGCCTCGCCACTGCCTTCGCCCTGCCTGATCGTGGTGGGCAGCGTGGTACGCATGGTGGCGACCAGCCCGGCGCGAACCGCGATCGCGCAAGGCAATACCACGGCTAATCCCACGAACTAG
- a CDS encoding HD domain-containing phosphohydrolase, translating into MEDVSQKVVPARLLLVDDEPNVLSALSRMLRHEGYELHTAGDGQAALAILEREPIDLVLSDALMPGMDGVELLSRVQQQWPECLRLLLTGQCDLSATIRAINEGRIYGYLAKPWDDERLCLTLRQALQHQQAEREQKRLEALTQDQNRELAELNATLEQRVEARTQELQQTADMLEVAYRELRESYVTATRVFSSLISQRLPTRFQTNAKVGILVQAFAEELGLDEAQQHDLQLAAALYNLGKLAWNDRLIVTPAEQLSVQQRESYRRYPATGESLLMALEHMEGAAKLIRHHREHWNGSGFPDHLQGEAIPYGARLLGLAVDFIELQRGMILPRQVPRPQALELLRKFSGRIYDPVLCRAFITLCLDKAPDLENHGRPVLALETSQLKPGMILAQDIHSISGILLLHEGKQFDAHLIDKLMRLEEVEDRRYTLLVYREEEADE; encoded by the coding sequence ATGGAAGACGTCTCGCAGAAAGTCGTACCCGCCAGGTTGCTGCTGGTCGACGACGAGCCTAACGTGCTCTCCGCCTTGTCACGGATGCTTCGTCACGAAGGGTACGAACTCCACACTGCCGGGGATGGCCAGGCAGCCCTGGCGATTCTCGAACGCGAGCCCATCGACCTGGTCCTTAGCGACGCCTTGATGCCGGGCATGGACGGGGTCGAACTGCTTTCCCGCGTGCAGCAGCAGTGGCCAGAGTGCCTGCGCCTGCTGCTGACAGGTCAGTGCGACCTGTCCGCCACCATACGCGCCATCAACGAAGGCCGTATCTACGGCTACCTGGCCAAGCCCTGGGACGACGAAAGGTTGTGTCTTACCCTGCGCCAGGCGCTCCAGCATCAGCAGGCCGAACGTGAGCAGAAACGTCTCGAAGCCCTGACGCAGGACCAGAACCGGGAACTCGCCGAACTCAACGCCACACTGGAACAACGCGTCGAGGCGCGCACCCAGGAGCTCCAGCAGACCGCCGACATGCTGGAGGTCGCCTACCGCGAACTGCGCGAGAGCTACGTGACAGCGACACGGGTCTTCTCGTCACTGATTAGCCAACGCCTGCCGACACGTTTCCAGACCAACGCCAAGGTCGGTATTCTGGTGCAGGCCTTCGCCGAGGAACTCGGTCTCGACGAAGCGCAACAGCACGACCTGCAGCTGGCCGCCGCTCTCTATAACCTGGGCAAGCTTGCATGGAATGACCGCCTGATCGTCACGCCGGCCGAGCAGCTATCGGTCCAGCAGCGAGAGAGTTACCGCCGCTACCCGGCCACCGGCGAAAGCCTGCTGATGGCTCTGGAGCATATGGAGGGAGCGGCCAAGCTGATTCGCCACCACCGCGAGCACTGGAACGGCAGCGGCTTCCCCGACCACCTGCAAGGCGAGGCCATTCCCTACGGTGCCCGCCTGCTGGGACTCGCCGTCGATTTCATCGAGCTGCAGCGCGGCATGATCCTGCCACGCCAGGTGCCTCGCCCCCAGGCGCTGGAGCTGCTACGCAAGTTCTCCGGCCGTATCTACGACCCGGTCCTGTGCCGCGCCTTCATTACGCTATGTCTCGACAAGGCACCAGATCTCGAGAACCATGGCCGGCCGGTGCTGGCATTGGAGACAAGCCAGCTCAAGCCCGGCATGATCCTGGCCCAGGACATTCACTCCATCAGCGGCATACTGCTGCTCCACGAGGGCAAGCAGTTCGACGCGCACCTGATCGACAAGCTGATGCGACTCGAGGAGGTGGAGGACAGGCGCTATACGCTGCTGGTCTATCGCGAGGAGGAGGCCGATGAATGA